In Arcobacter sp. LA11, a single window of DNA contains:
- a CDS encoding CDP-alcohol phosphatidyltransferase family protein, whose product MTIYDLKPKFQALLRPIVKNLASKGYTANQVTIWAMLLSFVGGIFVLLGLVNKYFLLFIPFVMFIRMALNAIDGMLAKEHDMKTKTGAMLNEITDVVSDAVLYLPFAFLINPIIVVLFVVISIFTEFIGISAQAVYNDRRYDGPMGKSDRAFVIGLISLLFAIGINFTILNIIVTIAIVLAFLTMINRWKKVNI is encoded by the coding sequence TTGACAATATACGACTTAAAACCAAAATTCCAAGCTTTATTAAGACCCATTGTTAAAAACCTTGCTTCAAAAGGATATACAGCAAATCAAGTTACGATTTGGGCTATGTTATTATCTTTTGTAGGAGGAATATTTGTTCTATTAGGATTAGTAAATAAATATTTTTTACTTTTTATACCTTTTGTTATGTTCATAAGAATGGCTTTAAATGCAATAGATGGAATGCTTGCAAAAGAACACGATATGAAGACAAAAACAGGAGCTATGTTAAATGAAATTACTGATGTAGTTTCAGATGCAGTTTTATACCTACCATTTGCTTTTCTAATAAATCCTATAATAGTTGTACTATTTGTAGTTATTTCAATATTCACAGAATTTATAGGTATTAGTGCACAAGCTGTTTATAATGATAGAAGATATGATGGACCTATGGGAAAAAGTGATAGAGCTTTTGTTATTGGGCTTATCTCTTTACTTTTTGCTATAGGTATAAATTTTACTATATTAAACATCATCGTAACTATTGCCATAGTTTTAGCATTTTTAACTATGATAAATAGATGGAAGAAGGTAAATATATGA
- a CDS encoding manganese-dependent inorganic pyrophosphatase has translation MAIYTCGHTTPDSDSICSAISLGYLLNKIGREAIPARQGPVSPETQFILDRFGFEAPILKTEFAGEELFITDYSDKGQAPKDIDEATVVGIVDHHKLGDITTSTPLECWIRPVGCTNTIVKEMYDYHGIEIPKDIAGIMLCAILSDTVIFKSPTCTDIDIKIVRELAEIAGIEDFGALGMEMFKVKSAVEGVPVRELILRDYKPFDMHGNAVGIGQLEVIDLAIFDTIKDDLEADLEDLRAENNLHTACLLLTDIMKEGSEVIVASLDNSVFESAFDVELEDGKVWLDGCLSRKKQIIPFLEPAFA, from the coding sequence ATGGCAATTTATACATGTGGACACACAACTCCTGATTCAGATTCTATCTGTTCAGCTATTTCATTAGGGTATTTATTAAATAAAATAGGAAGAGAAGCAATTCCTGCAAGACAAGGACCAGTTAGTCCTGAAACACAATTTATTTTAGATAGATTTGGTTTTGAAGCACCAATATTAAAAACTGAGTTTGCTGGTGAAGAATTATTTATTACTGATTATTCTGATAAAGGTCAAGCACCAAAAGATATTGATGAGGCTACTGTAGTTGGTATTGTTGACCATCATAAGTTAGGTGATATTACTACTTCCACTCCTTTAGAGTGTTGGATTAGACCTGTTGGTTGTACAAATACAATTGTTAAAGAGATGTATGATTATCATGGTATTGAAATACCAAAAGATATTGCTGGAATTATGTTATGTGCAATTTTATCTGATACGGTTATTTTTAAATCACCAACTTGTACTGATATTGATATAAAAATAGTAAGAGAACTTGCTGAGATTGCAGGTATTGAAGATTTTGGTGCACTTGGAATGGAAATGTTCAAAGTAAAATCAGCAGTTGAAGGTGTTCCTGTTAGAGAATTAATTTTAAGAGATTATAAACCATTTGATATGCATGGAAATGCAGTTGGAATTGGACAACTTGAAGTTATTGATTTAGCAATTTTTGATACAATTAAAGATGATTTAGAAGCAGATTTAGAAGACTTAAGAGCAGAGAATAATCTTCATACGGCATGTTTACTTTTAACTGATATTATGAAAGAAGGTTCAGAAGTAATTGTAGCTTCTTTAGATAATTCAGTTTTTGAATCAGCATTTGACGTTGAATTAGAAGATGGAAAAGTTTGGTTAGATGGTTGCTTATCTAGAAAAAAACAAATTATTCCTTTCTTAGAACCTGCATTTGCATAA